A region of Chitinophaga horti DNA encodes the following proteins:
- a CDS encoding cytochrome C oxidase subunit IV family protein, giving the protein MAHVDTTTEQASSSTSSIWRTFWILLGITVFEIILAFAHLEWNFMPKMALNGVFVILTVVKAFYIVAEFMHLGHEIKNLILSVLVPLVFFVWFIIAFLADGDSWKNMRKDLSPGRERKIEMAPKDAHGGHGAKPAGNHH; this is encoded by the coding sequence ATGGCACACGTAGATACAACCACAGAACAGGCATCCTCCTCAACTTCTTCGATCTGGAGAACGTTTTGGATACTGCTGGGTATTACGGTTTTTGAAATTATACTGGCATTCGCTCACCTGGAGTGGAACTTTATGCCTAAAATGGCGCTGAATGGTGTTTTCGTCATCCTGACCGTAGTAAAAGCGTTTTACATCGTAGCCGAGTTTATGCACCTTGGCCACGAGATCAAAAACCTGATCCTAAGCGTACTGGTGCCACTGGTATTCTTCGTTTGGTTCATCATTGCCTTCCTCGCGGACGGTGATTCCTGGAAGAACATGCGTAAAGATCTGTCTCCCGGTAGAGAACGTAAAATCGAAATGGCGCCGAAAGACGCCCATGGCGGTCACGGTGCAAAACCTGCGGGCAACCACCACTAA
- a CDS encoding cytochrome c oxidase subunit 3 codes for MDTTVTAKKKWWAGGYSPFNVSYGKLMMWYFLLSDAFTFGALLISYGTVRFSSLSWPDPNDVFHSFPFMGDANLPLVFVSLMTFILIMSSVTMVLAVHAGHHRDRKAVIKWLIWTIIGGAAFLGCQAWEWTHLYHSGAWWGLNPFANADGTVATNSNFTDFFFTITGFHGLHVTSGVILNIVILLNVLNGTYEKRGHYEMVEKVGLYWHFVDLVWVFVFTCFYLL; via the coding sequence ATGGATACAACAGTTACAGCGAAGAAAAAATGGTGGGCAGGAGGTTATTCTCCCTTCAATGTGAGCTACGGCAAGTTGATGATGTGGTACTTCCTGTTATCAGACGCCTTTACCTTCGGCGCATTACTGATATCGTATGGTACGGTTCGTTTCAGCAGCCTTTCATGGCCTGACCCGAATGACGTATTCCATTCCTTCCCGTTCATGGGCGACGCTAACCTGCCGCTCGTATTCGTGAGCTTGATGACCTTCATCCTGATCATGAGTTCTGTTACCATGGTACTGGCCGTACACGCTGGTCACCACAGAGACAGGAAAGCGGTAATCAAATGGCTCATCTGGACTATCATCGGTGGTGCTGCGTTCCTGGGTTGCCAGGCATGGGAATGGACGCACTTGTACCACAGCGGTGCATGGTGGGGACTGAATCCTTTCGCTAATGCTGACGGAACTGTTGCTACTAACTCTAACTTCACCGACTTCTTCTTTACCATCACCGGCTTCCACGGCCTGCACGTAACTTCCGGTGTGATCCTGAATATCGTGATCCTGCTGAACGTACTGAACGGTACTTACGAGAAGCGTGGTCACTACGAAATGGTGGAAAAAGTTGGTCTGTACTGGCACTTTGTAGACCTGGTTTGGGTATTCGTATTCACCTGCTTCTACCTGCTGTAA
- a CDS encoding cytochrome c oxidase subunit 3 gives MTAQKNKIHPHKFSLWIAMGSITMMFIGFTSAYVVKRSQANWQAFELPSIFWISTLVILASSLTMHLALRQFRLRNMRSYKQLITLTAILGVLFTVSQVFGFADMMQRNLPLINGPVSAGFIYVIVAVHILHVLGGVVALLIMFFRAFRTRIRSYSAVPVEVAAAYWHFVDILWIYLLVFLSLAR, from the coding sequence ATGACTGCACAGAAAAATAAAATACATCCGCATAAGTTTTCCCTTTGGATAGCCATGGGAAGTATCACGATGATGTTCATCGGTTTTACGAGTGCTTATGTGGTGAAAAGGTCACAGGCGAACTGGCAGGCATTTGAGCTGCCGAGCATCTTCTGGATCTCTACTTTGGTGATTTTGGCCAGCAGTTTAACCATGCATTTGGCGCTGCGGCAGTTCCGCCTGAGGAACATGAGGAGCTATAAGCAACTCATCACCCTGACGGCGATATTAGGAGTTCTTTTCACAGTTTCCCAGGTATTCGGATTTGCCGATATGATGCAGCGAAATCTGCCCCTTATTAACGGTCCGGTTTCTGCAGGCTTCATTTATGTAATCGTAGCGGTGCACATTTTACACGTACTCGGTGGCGTAGTAGCCCTGTTGATCATGTTCTTCCGTGCCTTCCGTACCCGCATCCGCAGTTATAGTGCGGTACCGGTGGAAGTAGCTGCTGCTTACTGGCATTTCGTGGACATTCTTTGGATATACCTGCTGGTATTCCTAAGCCTGGCCAGATAA
- the cyoE gene encoding heme o synthase codes for MVVFSSVVGYLLVPGVEFDLLKVLLLFIGGVLVSGGASAINQILERDSDKLMARTAPRPLPAGRISVSEAVAVATITGGLGLFIMAYYFNWLSFGVSLASLVLYGFVYTPWKKWNSLAVLVGAVPGALPPLIGWAAGANELSEGGWALFAIQFLWQFPHFWAIAWIAHTDYAKAGFKLLPSDKGPSKWTALQSAMYALLLIPAGLAPFVLELTGWVSAIIVLLAGAFYLYKAIVLYRKCDVPSARKLMFSSYFYLTIVMLALLADKVKM; via the coding sequence ATGGTAGTTTTTTCCAGTGTAGTCGGCTACTTGCTGGTACCTGGCGTTGAGTTTGATTTATTAAAAGTTCTTTTGTTATTTATAGGTGGCGTTTTGGTATCCGGTGGCGCTAGCGCCATTAACCAGATATTGGAAAGAGACAGTGATAAACTGATGGCCCGCACCGCTCCCCGTCCTCTGCCGGCAGGCAGAATATCGGTGAGCGAAGCAGTAGCGGTAGCTACCATTACTGGTGGTCTGGGGCTGTTTATCATGGCTTACTATTTCAACTGGTTAAGCTTCGGTGTAAGCCTTGCCTCGCTTGTATTGTACGGTTTCGTGTACACTCCCTGGAAAAAATGGAACTCATTAGCGGTGCTGGTGGGTGCGGTTCCAGGTGCGTTACCGCCGTTGATCGGCTGGGCGGCAGGAGCCAACGAACTGAGTGAAGGCGGCTGGGCCCTGTTTGCGATCCAGTTCCTGTGGCAGTTCCCACACTTCTGGGCCATTGCCTGGATAGCGCATACAGATTATGCCAAAGCTGGTTTTAAACTGTTGCCATCCGACAAAGGTCCGAGCAAATGGACCGCTTTACAGTCTGCCATGTACGCATTGCTGCTGATCCCCGCGGGACTGGCGCCGTTCGTACTGGAGCTTACGGGCTGGGTATCTGCGATTATCGTGTTACTCGCCGGGGCATTCTACCTGTATAAAGCGATTGTGCTGTACCGAAAATGTGATGTGCCATCTGCCCGCAAACTGATGTTCAGTTCTTATTTCTACCTGACGATCGTAATGCTGGCGTTATTGGCTGATAAAGTAAAAATGTGA
- a CDS encoding cytochrome c oxidase subunit I, with the protein MSHEATLHGQHEVSHHGEGHDHHNGHDHDHHHEQSFISKYVFSMDHKMIAKQFLITGIIWAIIGALFSVLFRLQLGFPDATFPWLESILGHWAEGGRITPQAYYALVTMHGTILVFFVLTAGLSGTFSNFLIPLQVGARDMASPFMNMLSYWFFFLAGMVMLASFFVQTGPASGGWTSYPPLSALGDASIGSKIGMDLWLVSMALFVVSQLLGGLNYISTILNLRTKGMSMTKMPLTIWSFFFTAVLGVLSFPVLLSGFILLLFDRHAGTSFYLSELFVKGKVLPNEGGSAILYQHLFWFLGHPEVYIIILPAMGMVSEVLAINSRKPIFGYLAMVGSMFAIAILAFLVWAHHMFVTGLNPFLGAFFVLLTLLIAVPSAIKVFNWITTIWKGNIRFTPGSLFSIGFVSTFISGGLTGIWLGNSSIDIHLHDTYFVIAHFHIVMGVSAFFGMFAAIYHWFPKMYGRYLNNTIGFIHFWVTLVGAYLIFWPMHYEGMAGMPRRYFDYSGWTSFNQFGALNAFISIVVIAVFAVQLLFVFNFFYSIFKGRKVTTTNPWQATTLEWTTPINPGHGNWPGEIPEVYRWPYDYSKDGKDFIPQTVPVSADESAH; encoded by the coding sequence ATGAGTCACGAAGCAACTTTGCACGGTCAACATGAGGTAAGTCATCACGGAGAGGGACATGATCACCATAATGGGCATGATCATGACCACCATCATGAGCAGAGCTTCATTTCGAAGTATGTGTTCAGTATGGACCACAAAATGATTGCGAAACAGTTCCTGATTACAGGTATCATCTGGGCGATCATTGGTGCTTTATTCTCTGTACTGTTCCGTTTACAGCTCGGTTTCCCCGACGCTACCTTCCCCTGGCTGGAAAGCATTCTCGGTCACTGGGCAGAAGGCGGCCGCATTACTCCACAGGCTTATTACGCCCTGGTTACCATGCACGGTACCATCCTGGTATTCTTCGTGTTAACTGCCGGTTTGAGCGGTACCTTCTCTAACTTCCTTATTCCCCTGCAGGTAGGTGCCCGCGATATGGCTTCTCCTTTCATGAATATGCTCAGCTACTGGTTCTTCTTCCTGGCGGGTATGGTAATGCTGGCGTCGTTCTTCGTACAAACAGGCCCTGCTTCCGGTGGCTGGACGTCTTACCCTCCGCTGAGCGCATTGGGTGATGCTTCTATCGGATCTAAAATTGGTATGGACCTCTGGCTGGTGAGCATGGCATTGTTCGTAGTGTCGCAGCTGCTGGGTGGTTTGAACTACATCTCTACTATTCTGAACTTACGTACTAAAGGTATGAGCATGACGAAGATGCCACTGACTATCTGGTCATTCTTCTTCACCGCTGTACTGGGTGTATTATCTTTCCCTGTGTTACTGTCCGGCTTCATCCTGTTGCTGTTCGACCGTCACGCTGGCACAAGCTTCTACCTGAGCGAACTGTTTGTAAAAGGTAAAGTACTGCCTAACGAAGGTGGTAGCGCTATCCTTTACCAGCACTTGTTCTGGTTCCTGGGTCACCCTGAGGTGTACATCATCATCCTGCCTGCGATGGGTATGGTGTCTGAGGTACTGGCTATCAACAGCCGTAAACCGATCTTCGGTTACCTCGCGATGGTGGGTTCTATGTTCGCAATCGCGATCCTGGCCTTCCTCGTATGGGCGCACCACATGTTTGTTACCGGTCTTAACCCGTTCCTCGGTGCGTTCTTCGTACTGTTAACGTTGCTGATCGCGGTACCGTCTGCCATCAAGGTGTTTAACTGGATTACCACCATCTGGAAAGGTAATATCCGCTTCACACCAGGCTCCCTGTTCTCTATCGGTTTCGTGAGCACCTTTATCTCTGGTGGTCTGACCGGTATCTGGCTGGGTAACTCCTCTATCGACATTCACCTGCACGATACTTACTTTGTAATTGCGCACTTCCACATTGTAATGGGTGTGTCTGCATTCTTCGGTATGTTCGCCGCGATATACCATTGGTTCCCTAAAATGTATGGCCGTTATCTGAACAACACGATCGGTTTTATTCACTTCTGGGTTACTTTGGTGGGTGCTTACCTGATATTCTGGCCAATGCACTACGAAGGTATGGCGGGTATGCCGAGAAGGTATTTCGACTACTCCGGCTGGACTTCCTTCAACCAGTTTGGTGCGCTGAATGCTTTCATCAGTATCGTTGTGATCGCGGTGTTCGCTGTACAGCTGCTGTTCGTATTCAACTTCTTCTACAGCATTTTCAAAGGTCGTAAAGTAACTACTACCAACCCTTGGCAGGCTACGACCCTCGAGTGGACTACGCCTATCAATCCTGGTCACGGTAACTGGCCTGGCGAAATTCCTGAAGTATACAGGTGGCCATATGATTATAGCAAAGATGGTAAAGACTTTATCCCGCAAACCGTTCCTGTTTCGGCTGACGAGTCTGCACACTGA
- a CDS encoding cytochrome c oxidase subunit II — MSGFLAVLVVVLIFVVIFQIAKASEYVSILKGEKKSRQQNNRINGFLLIAFLILGLIGVWWCNDILKDKILGESASDHGEGIDSMIKVTLILTGIVFVITQILLFWFAYKYQEKEGRKAFYFPHNNKLEVIWTVIPAIALTVLVAFGLKHWFRLTSEAPKDAAVVEITGQQFNWLFRYPGKDGLLGSKFYKNINNATNPVGQDWTDDLNKDDFMASEMHIVVGKPVKLIIGAKDVVHDVGLAHFRLKMDAVPGIPTTLWFTPKFTTAEMKKKTNNPDFTYEISCDQMCGEGHYSMRGVIVVETQEEYDAWVAKQVSQYSLAHTSDAPAAPAEKADSAATKTVAAN, encoded by the coding sequence ATGTCAGGATTTTTAGCAGTTTTAGTTGTTGTCCTCATATTCGTGGTCATCTTTCAGATTGCGAAGGCAAGTGAATATGTGTCCATCTTGAAGGGGGAAAAGAAATCGCGCCAGCAGAACAACCGCATCAACGGTTTCCTGCTGATAGCTTTCCTGATACTGGGGCTGATTGGCGTTTGGTGGTGTAATGACATCCTGAAAGACAAGATCCTGGGCGAATCTGCCTCTGATCATGGTGAAGGTATTGACAGTATGATCAAGGTAACCCTGATCCTTACCGGTATCGTATTCGTTATCACGCAGATCCTGCTGTTCTGGTTCGCTTACAAGTACCAGGAGAAAGAAGGTCGTAAAGCATTTTACTTCCCGCATAACAATAAACTGGAGGTGATCTGGACAGTAATCCCGGCGATCGCGCTGACTGTACTGGTAGCATTCGGTTTGAAGCACTGGTTCCGTTTAACTTCTGAGGCGCCTAAAGACGCAGCAGTGGTAGAAATTACCGGTCAGCAGTTTAACTGGCTGTTCCGCTACCCGGGTAAAGACGGCCTGCTCGGCAGCAAATTCTACAAAAACATCAATAACGCTACCAACCCTGTGGGCCAGGACTGGACAGACGACCTGAACAAGGACGACTTCATGGCCAGCGAAATGCACATTGTTGTTGGTAAGCCTGTTAAACTGATCATTGGTGCTAAAGATGTAGTACACGACGTAGGTTTGGCTCACTTCCGCCTGAAAATGGACGCCGTTCCTGGTATTCCTACTACACTGTGGTTTACGCCTAAGTTTACTACAGCGGAAATGAAGAAGAAAACAAACAATCCTGATTTCACATACGAAATTTCCTGCGACCAGATGTGTGGTGAAGGTCACTACTCCATGAGAGGTGTGATCGTGGTGGAAACACAGGAAGAGTATGACGCCTGGGTAGCGAAGCAGGTGAGCCAATATTCACTGGCCCACACTTCCGACGCTCCTGCTGCTCCTGCGGAAAAGGCGGACAGCGCTGCAACCAAAACAGTGGCTGCCAACTAA
- a CDS encoding quinol:cytochrome C oxidoreductase, translating to MKDQFVVPARLKTTSFVLMGVGLLTLLIGLFTLGGEHGDTRFWAGLLQNSTFFLMVVLTSTFFISATTLAHGGWQIAFRRVPEAISMVVPVLGVIAFAILITLVLGKKEHIYHWTNAEHVQHDPILLFKSAFLNPTFFITATVITIGLWIALTIKLRRMSIEQDSWVMDAETGRKLIWRNTVWCAGFIVVFALTVGSTTPWLWLMSIDAHWFSTMYSWYTFASTFVSGMSLIALFVIYLKKQGYLSYVSDEHIHDLGKFMFAFSIFWTYLWFSQFMLIWYANIPEETIYFIPRMQGPFRPVFFANLIVNFVLPLLILMKRGAKRNATLVTIMAIVVISGHWLDFFQMVAPGTQDNHLVFPWYELGIGLGFVGIVIFVTLHQLTKASLTPKTHPYLRESIIHQV from the coding sequence ATGAAGGACCAATTTGTAGTACCGGCAAGATTAAAAACGACCAGCTTTGTGCTGATGGGAGTTGGCTTGCTGACTTTATTGATCGGATTGTTTACGCTCGGTGGTGAGCATGGAGACACACGCTTTTGGGCAGGCTTGCTGCAGAACAGTACATTTTTCCTGATGGTGGTACTGACCAGCACCTTCTTCATCAGCGCAACAACCCTCGCTCACGGCGGCTGGCAGATCGCTTTCCGTCGCGTACCCGAAGCTATCTCCATGGTAGTGCCGGTGCTGGGTGTAATTGCCTTTGCTATATTAATCACCTTAGTATTAGGTAAGAAAGAGCATATTTACCACTGGACCAATGCTGAACACGTACAGCATGACCCGATCCTGTTGTTCAAATCTGCCTTCCTGAACCCTACATTTTTCATCACTGCTACTGTTATCACTATCGGTTTGTGGATCGCGCTGACAATTAAACTGCGCAGGATGTCCATCGAACAGGATAGCTGGGTAATGGACGCTGAAACCGGTCGCAAACTGATCTGGAGAAATACCGTTTGGTGTGCAGGCTTTATCGTAGTATTCGCACTGACTGTTGGTTCTACTACTCCATGGTTGTGGCTGATGAGCATCGATGCACACTGGTTTTCTACCATGTACAGCTGGTATACTTTTGCGAGCACCTTCGTATCTGGTATGTCACTGATCGCACTGTTCGTGATTTACCTGAAAAAACAAGGTTACCTGTCATATGTTAGCGACGAGCACATTCATGACCTGGGTAAATTCATGTTTGCATTCAGCATTTTCTGGACTTACCTGTGGTTCTCTCAGTTCATGCTGATCTGGTATGCAAACATTCCTGAGGAAACTATTTACTTTATTCCGCGTATGCAGGGACCTTTCAGGCCGGTATTCTTTGCCAACCTGATCGTGAACTTCGTACTGCCGCTGTTGATACTGATGAAACGTGGTGCAAAACGTAACGCTACATTGGTAACCATCATGGCGATAGTTGTTATCTCCGGCCACTGGCTCGACTTCTTCCAAATGGTAGCTCCGGGTACACAGGATAACCACCTGGTATTCCCATGGTACGAATTGGGTATTGGTCTTGGTTTCGTAGGCATCGTGATTTTTGTAACGCTGCACCAGCTGACGAAAGCATCACTGACACCGAAAACTCACCCTTATTTGAGAGAGAGCATCATCCACCAGGTTTAG
- a CDS encoding c-type cytochrome: MKRTSNILIAAALTGGSFLAACSTDHRKPGKHYVPDMVDSRAYEFYNKTVANMKPVEGTVKRGELLPYTLKAEDTAQANFVKNPLTLSATDLEEGKRLYNIYCGICHGTKLDGNGPLYKGGDGPYAAAPASFIAGKVAGYSEGRIFHVATYGYNVMGSYASQLDREQRWKVVAYIKSVQTGGTVPSAVAPAGDSTQAANAAPAADTAATK; encoded by the coding sequence ATGAAAAGGACTTCCAACATATTGATTGCAGCAGCGCTGACAGGCGGATCTTTCCTGGCGGCTTGCAGTACTGATCACAGGAAACCTGGAAAGCACTATGTGCCTGACATGGTTGACTCCCGTGCATATGAGTTCTATAACAAGACTGTAGCGAACATGAAGCCGGTAGAAGGTACCGTGAAAAGAGGTGAATTACTGCCTTATACTTTAAAAGCTGAAGATACTGCACAGGCTAACTTCGTTAAGAACCCGCTCACGCTCTCTGCAACTGATCTGGAAGAAGGCAAACGCCTGTACAACATCTATTGCGGTATTTGCCATGGTACTAAACTGGACGGTAACGGTCCGCTTTACAAAGGCGGCGACGGACCATACGCTGCTGCGCCTGCGAGCTTTATCGCCGGTAAAGTAGCTGGTTACAGCGAAGGCCGTATTTTCCACGTAGCTACTTATGGTTATAACGTGATGGGCAGCTACGCCAGCCAGCTCGATCGTGAGCAACGCTGGAAAGTGGTGGCTTATATTAAGAGTGTGCAGACCGGTGGTACCGTTCCATCTGCTGTAGCACCTGCAGGTGACAGCACCCAGGCTGCTAATGCAGCGCCCGCAGCAGATACGGCGGCAACTAAGTAA
- a CDS encoding DUF3341 domain-containing protein, producing MAVKKFVVGSFDDEAVLFPAVKKVRAAGYKLHDVYTPFPVHGLDHAMGLRETSLHTAGFVYGITGTTTALSVMGWVFTTDWPMNIGGKPHFPLPAFIPITFELTVLFAAVGMVLTFCYLCQLAPFVKKHIFHPRQTDDLFVMAIEVTGKNGAAELKEFLSSVGAKEVNEQTAETGWWLGRYDQESRLYSEPVTVKA from the coding sequence ATGGCTGTAAAAAAATTTGTTGTAGGTAGTTTTGATGACGAGGCGGTATTGTTCCCGGCTGTTAAGAAAGTAAGGGCTGCCGGATACAAGCTGCACGATGTGTATACGCCTTTCCCGGTACACGGATTGGACCATGCAATGGGTCTTCGTGAAACGAGCCTGCACACTGCCGGTTTCGTTTATGGCATCACCGGTACTACTACGGCTCTTTCTGTAATGGGCTGGGTATTTACAACAGACTGGCCAATGAACATCGGTGGTAAACCACACTTTCCGCTTCCGGCGTTCATTCCCATCACATTCGAGTTAACGGTACTGTTTGCGGCAGTAGGCATGGTGCTTACTTTCTGCTACCTGTGTCAGCTGGCTCCTTTTGTGAAAAAACACATCTTCCACCCGCGTCAGACAGACGATTTGTTTGTGATGGCGATTGAGGTAACCGGCAAAAACGGTGCTGCGGAACTGAAGGAGTTTTTGAGCAGTGTAGGTGCCAAAGAAGTGAACGAACAAACAGCCGAAACCGGCTGGTGGTTAGGCCGCTACGACCAGGAAAGCCGCTTGTACAGCGAACCTGTTACCGTTAAAGCGTAG
- the nrfD gene encoding NrfD/PsrC family molybdoenzyme membrane anchor subunit, with amino-acid sequence MHLKYESTLREPLVDGVKDYHQVTEDIISPIEAKPGKLWYIGFFISLVLLGFGAFSVFWEVYFGTGVWNLNKTIGWGYDITNFVWWVGIGHAGTLISAILLLFRQGWRTGVNRAAEAMTIFAVMCAGQFPIFHMGRVWMGFFILPYPNTRGPVWVNFNSPLLWDVFAISTYFTVSLLFWYSGLIPDFATVRDRAKTKLRKLLYGVASFGWTGSTKHWQRHESLSLVLAGLSTPLVLSVHTIVSFDFATSVIPGWHTTIFPPYFVAGAIFSGFAMVNTLLIITRKILGLEDYITIGHIEAMNKVIVLTGSVVGVAYLTELFMAWYGAVPYEFDTFYKYRAAGPLGWSYWIMMSCNVISPQVFWFSKMRRNIMVTFVMSIIVNIGMWFERFVIICTSLYRDYLPSSWGYYRPSWPEVGFYVGTFGLFFTCFFLFAKYFPVIAVAEIKSVLKTTGKSYKDKMGKYEAQEVEAFAHDHAHHH; translated from the coding sequence ATGCATTTAAAGTACGAATCCACACTGAGAGAACCTTTAGTTGACGGGGTTAAGGATTATCACCAGGTAACTGAGGATATTATCAGTCCTATTGAGGCGAAGCCCGGCAAACTGTGGTACATTGGATTTTTCATTTCTCTCGTATTGTTAGGCTTCGGTGCCTTCTCTGTATTTTGGGAGGTTTACTTCGGTACAGGTGTGTGGAACCTGAACAAAACGATCGGTTGGGGTTATGACATCACCAACTTCGTATGGTGGGTAGGTATCGGTCACGCCGGTACGCTGATCTCCGCGATCCTGTTGCTGTTCCGCCAGGGCTGGCGTACAGGTGTGAACCGTGCGGCAGAGGCGATGACCATCTTCGCGGTAATGTGTGCGGGTCAGTTCCCGATCTTCCACATGGGTCGTGTTTGGATGGGCTTCTTCATCCTTCCTTATCCTAACACCCGCGGTCCGGTTTGGGTAAACTTTAACTCGCCGCTGTTGTGGGACGTATTTGCGATCTCTACTTATTTCACGGTATCACTGTTGTTCTGGTATTCTGGTCTGATCCCTGACTTTGCTACCGTTCGTGACCGTGCTAAAACTAAACTCCGCAAGTTATTATACGGTGTTGCTTCCTTCGGTTGGACTGGTTCCACTAAACACTGGCAGCGTCATGAGTCTTTATCACTGGTACTGGCAGGTTTGTCAACACCACTGGTACTGTCTGTACACACCATCGTATCTTTTGACTTTGCTACCTCTGTAATTCCTGGTTGGCACACGACCATCTTCCCTCCCTACTTCGTAGCGGGCGCGATCTTCTCTGGTTTCGCGATGGTAAACACCCTGCTGATCATCACCCGTAAGATCCTGGGCCTGGAAGATTACATTACTATTGGTCACATCGAAGCGATGAACAAAGTAATTGTACTGACTGGTTCTGTGGTGGGTGTAGCTTACCTGACCGAGCTGTTCATGGCCTGGTACGGTGCTGTTCCTTACGAGTTCGACACCTTCTATAAATATCGTGCTGCCGGTCCGCTGGGTTGGTCTTACTGGATCATGATGAGCTGTAACGTAATTTCTCCGCAGGTGTTCTGGTTCTCTAAAATGAGAAGAAACATCATGGTGACCTTCGTAATGTCTATCATCGTGAACATTGGTATGTGGTTCGAGCGTTTCGTGATCATCTGTACCTCCCTGTACCGCGACTATCTGCCGTCCAGCTGGGGTTACTACCGTCCGTCCTGGCCAGAAGTTGGCTTCTATGTAGGTACTTTCGGTTTGTTCTTTACCTGCTTCTTCCTGTTCGCTAAATACTTCCCGGTAATTGCGGTAGCAGAGATCAAGAGCGTACTGAAAACAACTGGTAAGAGCTATAAAGACAAAATGGGTAAATATGAAGCTCAGGAAGTTGAAGCATTTGCTCACGATCACGCACATCACCACTAA